CCCGGAGGCCGATGACCGCCCCGGTGGGGTCCTCGGCGACCAGGTACACCTCGTCCGCGGACGTCTCGGTGGGCGGGACGAGCACCTTCCCGCCCAGGGCGCGGACGCGTTCCACCGCCTTGCGGACCGAACCGCACTCCAGGTACAGGGTCCAGGCGGTCGGCAGGTCGTACTCGGGCGGCAGCAGCCCGGCGACCGCGACGTCGCCCTTCAGCGCCACGTCGTAGCCGTGCCGGTGGACCCAGTGCCAGCCGAACAGGCCGGTGTAGAACTCCCGGACCTCCGCCGGCTCGTGACTGGCCAGGTCCACCCACGACGGTGCGCCCACCGGGATGGCCATCGCTCCTCCTCCGGCACCGCAGCGGGGCGCCCCACCGCCCCCCGCTTCTCAGGGTGACCGGCCCCACGGCGGGGGAAACACCGGCGGTGCAACGCGAGCGCGCCAGTCACCCGCCGGCGTTACCCTTCGGTGCCTTCATCGCAATGGAACGCCCCCGAATGACGCCTTGATCCTGGCGAGGCCTCGTGATCGACTAGACGTGGTCACCCAGCGTGCCTGCACGTGCGGCGTGACCTTTTCGTGCACAGCACTTCGGGGGGACAGGAGCAGCCATGGCCAACCGCGCGGCGAAGCCGGTCACCGCGGGCCTGAGCCGGCTCGCGGAACTGGACCGCCGGGAGCGCGCCCGCATCCTCCGGCAGCTGTGCGAGCAGTACCCGGCCTTCCGCGCGCTGCTGAAGCAGGTGTCGGTCGCCCGCGCCGTCGCGTTCGGGTCGGGTCTGGTGCTGGCCGTCGCGGTGATGTTCCTGGTGAACGACGCGCCCGTGGTGCTGGTGTCGGCCCTGGTGTTCACCGGGCTGGCCGGGTTCTGCTACGTCGCGGTGGCGTTGACCGACAGCCGGTTCGACCTGCTGCTCGCGGTGCTCGGCGCGCACCGGACCGACGAGCTGCACGGGCGGTTGGTGACCGAGCAGGTCTACGGCGAGGACTCCGCCGAGCAGCCGACGCGCACCGTGGTGCCCACGAGCCCGGTCGGCCCGCGGCTCGCCGACGGGTCAGCGCTGCACGCTGATCGATAGCGCCGCGGCGATCTCGTCGCCCACGAAGTGCGTCTCCGGGGGTTCGCCGACGCGCACCACCAGCGGCCCGCCGAACGGCTTGCGCTCCACGATCTCGATGCGCGAGCCCAGCGTCATGCCGTGCTCGGTGAGGTAGCGCAGCAGCTCCGAGTCGGTGTCCCAGACGCGCGCGATGGTGCCGATCGTGCCGGGTTCGACCTGGCCCAGCAGCTTCGTCGCCGGCTCCTCCATGCGGCCGTCCGCGGTGGGGATCGGGTCGCCGTGCGGGTCGTGGGTGGGGTCGCCGAGCTTGGCCGCGATGTGCGCGACGAGCTCGTCGGAGACCGCGTGCTCCAGCGCGTCGGCCTCCCGGTGCACCTCGTCCCAGCTGTAGTCCAGCTCCTCGACCAGGAACAGCTCGATCAGCCGGTGGCGGCGCAGCACGTCGTGGGCCAGGCGGCGGCCCTCCGGGGTCAGCTCGACGCTGCGGTACCGGACGTGCGTGACGAGGCCGAGCTGGGCCAGTTTGTTGATCATCCCGGACACCGACGACGGGCTCAGCCCGAGGCGTTGCGTCAGGGTGGCGTTGGTGACGGGCGCGCCTCGTTCGCTGAGCCCGTAGATCGCGCGGAGGTAGTCCTCGACGGACGGAGACGGACGCTCGGCCCTGCTCGTCATGCTTTCACGATACGGGCGATCGGGGTCCGTCCAGCAGGCGGTTCGACCGAATGCCTGGTCAGGCGCGGACCGCGGCGCGCTCACCGGCCCGGCGGCGGGCGGCCCGGGCGAGCAGGCCCTGCTCCGGCGCCGCGAGGTGGACCAGCGCGAACACCACGGCCTGGCACACCACGATCATCCCGCCGGTCGAGGTGTCCAGGTGGAAGCTCAGGTAGGTGCCCAGGACGCTGCTGCACACCGACAGCGCGGCGGCCACCGCGAGCATCCGCGGGACGCGCTTGGTCAGCAGGAAGGCCGTGGCGCCGGGCGTGATGAGCATCGCGGTGACGAGGATGACGCCGACCGCCTGCAGCGCCACGACCACGGTCAGCGCCAGCATCGTCAGCAGCAGCGCGCTGATCCGCCGCGGGTTCAGGCCGATCGCGTGCGCGTGCGTGGGGTCGAAGGCGTAGAGCGTGAGGTCGCGGCGCTTGAGCAGCGCCACGGCGAGCACCACGGCGGCGATCACCAGCACCTGCAGGATGTCGGAGTCGGTGACGCCCAGCACGTTGCCGAACAGGATGTGGTTGAGGTCCACCTGGCTCGGGATGCGTGAGACCAGCACCAGCCCGAGCGCGAACAGGCCGGTGAACACCACGCCGATCGCGGCGTCGCCCTTCAGCCGGGTGGTGCTGCGGACGCCGGCGATGAGCCCGACGGCGAGGCTGCCGAACAGGAACGCGCCGAGGGAGAAGGGCAGCGCCAGCACGTAGGCCAGGACCACGCCGGGCAGCACGGCGTGCGAGACCGCGTCGCCGAGCAGGGACCAGCCGATCAGGGTGATCCAGCAGGACAGCACGGCGCAGACCAGGCCCGCCACCAGGCTGACCAGCAGCGCTCGCTGCATGAAGCCGAACTGCAGCGGCTCGACCAGCAGCTGCACGATGTCGTTCACGGGGTTCCCCCCAACGTCTGCTCGACCCCGGTGCGCCGCGACGTCCGTGGGGATCGGGTGCCCGAGGACAACGGGGGTTGCGTCCCCGACTCCGGTGGACGTTGCGCCGGGGTCTCGGTGCGAGGGCGTGTCGCGCTGGTCATGAGGGGTCCACCGCGGTCTCCACGCCGAAGGTGCGGGCGAGGGTGTCCGGCGACAGCACCACGTCGAGCGGGCCGTGCGCGACCACCCGCTGCTGCAGCAGCACCGCCTCGTCGCACAGCGCCGGGACGCTGGCCAGGTCGTGGGTGGAGACGACCACGGTGCGGCCCTCGTCGCGCAGCCCGCGCAGCAGGCCGGTGATCATCGCCTCGGACTTCGTGTCCACCCCGGCGAAGGGCTCGTCGAGGAACAGCAGCCGCGCCTCCTGCGCGAGCCCGCGGGCGACGAACGCGCGCTTGCGCTGGCCGCCGGAGAGCGCGCCGATCGGGTTGCCGGCGAGCTCGGTGAGCCCGACCCGCTCCAGCGCCTCGCGCACCGCCGCCCGGTCCCGCGGCTTGGGGCGGCGGGTGAGGCCCAAGTGCCCGTAGCGGCCCATCATGACCACGTCCGCCACGGTCACCGGGAAGGTCCAGTCGACGGCCTCGGACTGCGGCACGTACGCCACCAGCCCCTCCTCGCGGGCCCGCCGCTGGTCGCGGCCGAGCAGCCTGATGTCGCCGGAGTCCGGGCGGACCAGGCCCATCAGCGCTTTGAACAGCGTCGACTTGCCGGAGCCGTTCATGCCCAGCAGGCCGCAGACCCGGCCGGGCTCGACCTCCACCGACACGTCGTCGAGCGCCAGCGTCTCGCCGTAGTGGACGGTGACGTGGTGCGCGCGGATCGCCAGGGTCACGAGCCACCCCGCAGCCCGGCGACGATCGCCTCGGCGTCGTGGCGCAGCAGGTCCAGGTAGGTCGGGACCGGGCCGTCCGGCCCGGACAGCGAGTCGACGTAGAGCACCTCGCCCAGCCGCGCGCCGGTCTCCCGGGCGACCTGCCGCTGGGCCTCGTCGTTGACGGTGGATTCGCAGAACACGGCGGGGACTCCGTTCTCCCGGACGAACTGGGTGGTGGCCCGGATCTGCTGCGGGGTGCCCTCCGCGTCGCTGTTGACCGGCCACAGGTAGGCCTCGCGCAGGCCCGCGTCGCGGGCCAGGTAGGAGAACGCGCCCTCGCAGGTGACCAGCGCCCGGTGCTCGGGCGGCAGGGACGCCAGCTCCTCGCGCAGGTGCTGGTCGATCTCGGCGAGGCGGCGCTGGTAGGCCTCGGCGTTGGCGCGGAAGGTCTCCGCGTGCGCCGGGTCGAGGCGGACGAAGGCGTCGCGGATGTTGGCGACGTAGGTCATCGCGGTGCGCGGCGACATCCAGGCGTGCGGGTTGGCGGCGCCCCGCTGCTCGCCGCCCCGGATCGGGACCGTCTCGACGCCGTGGGTCAGCGTCACGTGGTCGGCCTCGCTGCGCTCCACGAACTTGGCGAACCAGCGCTCCAGGCCGAGCCCGTTGTCCAGCACCAGGTCGGCCTTGGCGGCCTTGAGCATGTCGCTGGGGGTGGGCTCGTACTCGTGGATCTCGGCGCCCGGCTTGGTGAGCGACTCCACCACGACGGCGTCGCCGGCGACGTTGCGGGCCATGTCGGCGAGCACGGTGAACGTGGTGACCACCCGCTTCCGCCCGTCGTCGGGCTGGCTCACTCCGGTGCCGCAGGCCATGGTGAGCAGCAGCACCGCTGCCGCGACGAGCGCGGTGTTTCGGAGCCGTGCAGACCTGGGTTTCGCCACGGCGAAAACTGTAACCGCTGCCGGTGCCCGGCACCAAGGTCGAGTGGGAGCGTGGGAGGATGGGGAGCGCTATGTCTGCGACTTCCCTGCCTCTCGTCTTCGACGCCCCGCGCCGCGGCATGCCCCCGCGGCACCTCGCCGACCTCTCCGCCGACGAACGGAAGGCCGTCGTGGTCGAGCTGGGCGAGAAGCCGTTCCGCGCCAAGCAGCTGGCGCACCACTACTTCGGTCGGCTCACCGCCGACGTCGGGTCGATGACCGACATCCCGGCCGCCAGCCGCGCCAAGCTCGGCGAGCGCCTGCTGCCGCCGCTGCTCACCGAGGTGCGCAGCCTGGTCACCGACGAGGGGACGACCCGCAAGACGCTCTGGCGCGCGCACGACGGCACGCTGCTGGAGAGCGTGCTGATGCGCTACCCGGACCGCGCCACGGTCTGCATCTCCAGCCAGGCGGGCTGCGGCATGGCCTGCCCGTTCTGCGCCACCGGACAGGGCGGGCTGCAGCGCAACCTGTCCACCGCCGAGATCGTCGACCAGGTGCGCGCGGCGGCCGCCGCGATGCGCGACGGCGAGGTCCCCGGCGGGCCGGGGCGGCTGTCCAACGTGGTGTTCATGGGCATGGGCGAGCCGCTGGCGAACTACCGGCGGGTGATCAACGCGGTGCACCGCATCTGCGACCCGGCCCCGGAGGGCCTGGGGCTGTCGCAGCGCTCGGTGACCGTCTCGACCGTGGGCCTGGTGCCGGCGATCAAGAAGATGACCGCGGAGAACCTGCACGTCACCCTGGCGGTGTCGCTGCACACGCCGGACGACGAGCTGCGCGACACCCTGGTGCCGGTGAACAACCGCTGGAAGGTGGCCGAGGTCCTGGAGGCCGCGCGCGGCTACGCCGACCACACCGGCCGCCGGGTGTCCATCGAGTACGCGCTGATCCGCGACGTCAACGACCAGCCGTGGCGCGCGGACCTGCTGGGCAAGCTGCTGCACCGCCACCTCGGCCAGTTCGCGCACGTCAACCTGATCCCGCTGAACCCGACGCCGGGCAGCAAGTGGGACGCCAGCCCGAAGCCGGTGGAGCGCGAGTTCGTCCGCCGGGTCCGCGACGCGGGCGTGCCGTGCACGGTGCGCGACACCCGCGGCCAGGAGATCGCCGCGGCCTGCGGCCAGCTCGCCGCCGAGGGGTGAGCTCCGCGACGCGTGTGGCGCGCGGGGCGGTCGTGAACGCAATGAACACAATGGTGACTGCCGGGTGATCTGTGCCTCATGATCCTGCTGCTGTTGCAGGTGGGATCAGGGAGGCGACGATGCCCCGCTGGAGAGCTGTCCGGAACAGGTGGACGTGGGCCGTGCTGGCCGCGGTCGGGACCGTGGTGCTGGGCGGGGTGCCCGCGCACGCGTCGACGGTGATCGACCACCCGGTGCCCACCACGGGGTGCGGCAAGCCGTCGCCGGTGGAACCGGGGACCTCGCAGACCCGCACCCTCGAGTCCGGCGGCCTGACCCGCAGCTACCGGGTGCACGTGCCGGAGCACTACCTGCCCGTCGTGCCGACCCGGGTGGTGCTGTCGTTCCACGGGCACAGGCGCACCGCGGAGTACCAGGAGGAGCTCTCCGGGTTCTCCGGCGGCGACGCCATCGCGGTCTACCCGCAGGGCGTCGTCGGCACCGACGGGGAGACCGCCTGGCAGGGCGCGCCGTACTCGGCGGACGTCGACGACGTGCTGTTCACCAGCGACCTGCTCGACGAGCTGCAGCGGGAGTTCTGCGTCGACCCCCGGCGCATCTACGCGGCGGGCAAGTCCAACGGCGGCGGCTTCACCGGGGTGCTCGCCTGCCGGATGAGCGGGCGGATCGCCGCGTTCGCCCCGGTGTCCGGTGCGTTCTACCCGCAGGGCGGTGAGTGCGCCCCGGACCGCCCCGCGCCGGTCCTGGACTTCCACGGCACCGCGGACGGCACGATCCCGTACGACGGCGACCCGGCCAAGGGCCTGCCGCCGGTCCCGGACTGGATGGCCGGCTGGGCCGAGCGCAACGGCTGCGCCGACGAGCCGGTGGTCCGCGACCACGGCGACGGGGTGCAGGTCAGCACCTGGCACGGCTGTGACCGGGGCAGCACGGTCGTGCACTACCGGGTCGAGGGCCTGGGCCACGACTGGCCGAGCACCCACCCGAACCCGGACTCCGACGTGCCCGCGGTGCTCGACGCGACCCCGATCATCGAGGACTTCTTCGCCCGGCACCCGTTGCGCTGACCCGGTCCGGCTCGGCGGGCCGCCCTGCTCCGAACAGGTGACGATCTGGTTCACTCGGGTGCTGGGACTGGCCAGACCGTCGGGAGGTGACCGGTGCCGTTGACGCTGCGCGACCTGGTCGCGGACCCCGAGCTGGGCCTCGCCGTGCGGGCCGGTGACCGGGTGCTGGACCGGCCGGTCACCTGGGTGCACACCAGCGAGCTGACCGACCCGTCACCGTTCCTGGAGGGCGGCGAGCTGCTGCTCACCACCGGCCTGGCGCTGCGGCGCGCGGACTGCGCCGGGCTGGTCGACGCGCTGACCTCGGTCGGTGCCGCCGGACTGGGCTTCGGCGTCGGGCTGAGCCACCGCGAGGTCCCCGCCGAGCTGGTGGCCGCCGCCGAGCGGGCCGGGCTGCCGCTGCTCGAAGTGCCCCGCCCGACCCCGTTCATCGCGATCAGCAAGGCCGTCTCGCGGACCCTCGCCGCGGACGAGTACGCGAGCCTGCGCCGCACCAGCCGCGCGCAGCACGAGTTGGCGCAGGCGGCGGGCACCGGCGGCGTCGCCGCGCTGGTGCGCACGCTCGCGCGGCTGCTCGGCGCGTGGGTGCTGCTGCTGGACCCCGGCGGCCGGCTGCTGCACAGCGCGCCGGTCGCGGCCGGCTCCCGGCTGGCGCAGCTGAGGTCCGAAGTGGACGAGCTGCGCGCGAAGCGCGGCCTGGCGGCCACCGGGTTCGCGCTCGGCGACCAGGAGGTGAGCATGCAGGCGCTCGGCGGCCGGGCACGCGGGTTCCTCGTCGTGGGCCGCGGCGGGCCGTTCGCCACCACGGACCACCACGTGATCAACTCGGCCGCCTCGCTGCTCACCTTGGCCCTGGAGCAGGTCGAGGCGCTGGGCGCGGTGCGGCGGCGGCTGCGGTCGGGCTTCCTGGAGCTGCTGCTGCGCGGCGAACCGGTGCAGGACGTGCTCGGCGACCTGCGCGCCGAGCTGCCGCCGGAACCGTTCCGGGTGGTCGTGCTGCTCGGCGCGCGGAACCGGGACGAACTGCTCGCCGAGCTGGCCGCGGACCAGCCGAGCGCCGTCTACCTGGCCGAGCGCGGTGATGCGGTGGTGGCGCTGGTCGGCGAGGACGCGCTGGACTGGATCACCGACCAGCCCGGGCTCGCCGTCGGCGTGTCCGAGCCGAGCACGTCGGCCGGGGTCGCCGAGGGGCTGCGGCAGGCCGAGCAGGCGGCGCAGGCCGCCAAGCGCGGCGGCACCGTGGTGCGCTTCAGCGACCTGGCCGGGCGCGGTCTGCTCGACCTCCTCCCGGACGCCGACGCGCGGGCCTTCGCCGAGTCCGTGCTGGCACCGCTGCGCGACCACGACGTGCTCCTGCGGTCCCTGCGGGCGTGGCTGGCGCACCACGGCCAGTGGGACCCGGCGGCGAACCGGCTCGGCGTGCACCGGCACACCCTGCGCAACCGCGTGCACAAGGCCGAGGACCTGCTCGGGCGCAGCCTCGACCAGCCCGGTGTGCGGGCCGAGCTGTGGCTGGCCCTGCACGTGCTCGGCGTGTGAGGTGTGGCGGTGCTCGTCGAAGACCTGCTGGACCGGCCGGAGCTCGACCTCCGGGTGCGGGTGCGCGGCCGGGTGGACCGGCCGATCCGCTGGGTGCACACCATCGAGATCGAGTCGCCGGGGCGGTTCCTGCGCGGCGGCGAAGTGGTGCTCACCGCCGGGGTGTGGCGCACCGCCGGGATCACCGCGGAGGCGTTCGTGGCCGACCTCGTCGCGGCCGACGTCGCCGCCGTTGGGTTCGGCCTGGTGCCCCCGGAGACCGAGGTGCCGGAGGAGTTCGTGGCCGCCGCGCGCGACCGCGGGCTGACCTGCTTCGTGGTGCCCGTCGAGGTCGCGTTCCTGCAGATCGTGGAGGCCTTCGTCGCCACGAAGCGGGCGGAGTGGGAGCGCCCGCTGCGCCGCCACCTCGCGCAGCACGACGCCATCGTGGCCGCGCTGCGGGTCCAGCGGGGCGTCGGCACGGTGGTCCGCACGCTGGGTGCGCAGCTCGGCGAGCCCGTGGCGGTGCGCGCCGCCGGTGGCGTGGTGGCCGGTGAGGTGCCGGTGTCGCACCACCCGTTGCCGCTGGTCGGCGAGGGCCTGGCGGACGCGGAGCTGCTGCTGCCCAGGCCGGTGGAGGAGCTGGACGTCGAGCAGCAGGCGGCCGTGGTGCAGGCGATGCCGTTCATCGCGCTGGAGATCGAGCGCGCCCGGGCGGTCCGCGCGACGGAACTGCGGTACGCGTGGGAGCTCTTCGAGTGGGTGCACAGCGCCACGGTGGGCGTCGACACCGTCCGCACCCGGCTGCACTCGCTCGGCCTGCCGCCGGACGGCCCGCTCGCCGCGGTGGTGGTGCGCACCGCCGACCCGGACGCGGTGGCGGTGCGGCTCGGGGACCTGCTGGGCGGTGACGGGGTCGCGGCGCAGCGCGGCGGGGACGTGGTCGCGTTCGCGCGGGTGCGCGACAGCGCGGTGGACCTGGCGCGGTGGGTCCACGCGTCGCTGGGCGGCGCGGTGGGCGTCGGCCAGCCCGGCACCGCCGCGGAGCTGCGGGTGAGCCTGCTGCAGGCGGCGCACGCCGCGGAGGCGGTGTCGTCGCGGCCCGAGCGCGGCTGGATGACGCACGAGCAGCTGAGCAGCCCGGCGCTGCTGCTCTCCGCCCAGGACCCGGAACTGCTGGCGGCGACCTCCCGGGCGCTGCTCGGCCCGGTGCTCGACCACGACGAGCGGCGCGGCAGCGACCTGCTGCCGTCGCTGGCGGCGTACCTCGACGCGGGCGGGCGCTGGCAGGAGGCGGCGCGGCGCCTCCACGTGCACATCAACACGCTGCGGCACCGGATGAGCCGGGTGGAGGAGCTCACCGGCCGCAGCCTCGCCAGCACCGCGGACCGCGTCGACCTCTACCTCGCCCTCCGCGCCCTCCGCCAGTCCTGATCCAGGCGCCCCGGACTCCGGGCGGGGCCACGCCGTGACGAGGCCGTTGACCTGCTCGTCCAATGCCGCCCCGGACTCCGGGCGGGGCCACGCCCCCCCGGCGACCGGGACCCACCACGCCCTCGGCCACCGCCGGACCGGGCCTCGACACGCCCCCGGGGGCGTCGGTGCACCCGCGACTTCCACGGAGACCAGACGTCCGATCCCCAGGGAGGTCGTCGGACGATCGTCCCCCGGGGGTTGTGCGATCGTCCAACCGTGGTGGGGGACTTCGGAGGATCGGTGACTACCTCGGGCCGGTGATCCCGGCCACCCTGTGGTCCGGTGCCGCGCGGCCGCGGACGCCGTGGAGACGGTCGTGAGTGCGGAAGCCGCCTGGAGCCGGTTCGCGCACTCACGAGGGAGTGGAGGGGATGCGACATGAACGAGCCGATCGGTCCGGTCGACGCCACGCGCGTGCCGCGCTACGGCGGGGACACCACGTTCGCGCGGCTGCCCCGCCTCGCCGACGTGCCGGACGCCGACGTGCTCATCTGGGGCGTGCCCTTCGACACCGGGGTCAGCTACCGGCCCGGCGCCCGGTTCGGTCCCAACCACGTGCGCCAGAGCTCCCGGCTGCTGCGGCCGTACAACCCCGCGGCCGACGCCGAACCGTTCGCGGTGCGGCAGGTCGCCGACGCCGGTGACGTCGGCGTGAACCCGTTCGACATCGACGAGGCCATCAGCACCATCGAGACCAGCGCCCGCGAGCTGTCCGGCACCCGTCGCACGCTGCTGACCATCGGCGGCGACCACACCATCGCGCTGCCGCTGCTGCGGGTGCAGCACGAGCGGCACGGGCCGGTGGCGGTGCTGCACTTCGACGCCCACCTGGACACCTGGGACACCTACTTCGGCGCGCCCCACACGCACGGGACCCCGTTCCGCCGCGCCGCCGAGGAGGGCCTGATCGACTTCGAGCACTCCATGCACGTCGGGCTGCGCGGCCCGCTGTACGCGAAGGTCGACCTGGACGAGAGCGAGCGGATGGGCTTCGCGGCGGTGCACAGCCGCGAGTTCGCCCGCACCCCGCTGGACACCATCATCGAGCGCATCCGCGGCCGCCTCGGCGACCGCCCGGTGTACGTGTCCATCGACATCGACGTGCTGGACCCGGCGTTCGCCCCGGGCACCGGGACCCCGGAGGCCGGCGGGCTGTCCAGCCGCGAGCTGCTGGAGGTGGTGCGCGGGCTGGCCGACCTCAACGTCGTCGGCGCGGACCTGGTCGAGGTCGCCCCCGCCTACGACCACGCCGAGATCACCGGCATCGCCGCCGCCCACCTGCTGTACGACCTGTTGTGCGTGCTGCCCGGAGGCCGCTGATGCGCCGGGTCCGCGACGTCGTCGACGGCCGGGCGGTGGACGCCCGCCGCGGGCGCACCACCGGCCTGGTCGACCCCGGGGCAGGACTGCACGGCCGCGACCCGCGTGCTCGTGGAGCGGTCCGTCGAGCTGCGGCGGGTCGGGCTGTCCCTGCCGGTGGTCATCGCCTCCACGGCCCCGGTGAAGGAGACCGCGCAGGCGGTGGTCCAGGCGAAGATCGCCGAGCTCGAGCGCGAGGTGGCCAGCAGGCAGGCAGCCATCACCTTCCTCCGGCACACCGCCGAGTGCCGCCACCGCTACCTCGACGACTGCCCGGACTGCGCGGCGTTCGCCCGCGAGCCGTGACGGTCTGGACAGCGCCGACGGCGTCGGTGGACGGATTGGCAGTACGCCGGTGATCGACCGCGGTCGTAGCGTCGGGGCAGGACCGGACACGACAGGAGGCAGCGGATGGCATCGGTGATCGGGAACTGGGTCGCGGGCGAGCGGGTCACCAGCGAGGCGACGTTCGAGGTGCGGCACCCCTACGACGGTTCGCTGGTCGCCACGGCCTGCTACGCCACCGACGCCGACGTGGAGCGCGCGGTGGCCGCCGCCGACGCGGTGCGCCGCGAGTTCGCCGCCACGCCCGCGCACGTGCGCGCCGCCGCGCTGGACCACGTGACCCGGCGGCTGGAGGAGCGGGCCGAGGAGGTCGCGCAGCTGATCACCGCCGAGAACGGCAAGCCGATCAGCTGGGCGCGCGGCGAGGTCGCCCGCGCCGTCTCGACCTTCCGGTGGGGCGCGGAGGAGGCCCGCCGGTTCTCCGGCGAGCTGCAGCGGCTGGACACCGACCCGGGCGGCACCGGCCGGATGGCGCTCGTCCGCCGCGTCCCGCGCGGCCCCGTGCTCGGCATCTCCCCGTTCAACTTCCCGATCAACCTGGTGGCGCACAAGGTCGCCCCGGCGCTGGCGGTCGGCGCGCCGATCGTGCTCAAGCCCGCGCCGAAGACCCCGCTGTCCGCGCTGGTGCTGGGCGAGCTCCTGGCCGAGACCGAGCTGCCCACCGGGTCCTGGTCGGTGCTGACCACCAGCAACGACAAGGCCGCCGAGCTGGTCACCGACCCGCGCCTGCCGGTGGTCTCCTTCACCGGGTCCGGCCCGGTCGGCTGGGGCATCCGCGACGCCGCGCCGCGCAAGCACGTCACGCTCGAGCTCGGCGGCAACGCCGCGGTGGTGGTCGACCCGACCTGGACGGACCTGGACTTCGCCGCGGACCGGATCGCGACCTTCGCGATGTACCAGGCCGGGCAGTCCTGCATCTCCGTGCAGCGCGTCTACGCGCACCGCGACGTCTACGACGACCTCGCCGCGCGCGTGGTGAAGGCGGTCGAGGCGCAGGTCACCGGCGACCCGAAGGACCCGGCGACCAAGGTCGGCCCGATGATCGACGAGGCCGCCGCCGCCCGGCTCGAGGAGTGGGTCGGCGAGGCCGTCGAGGCCGGCGCCGAGGTGCTCACCGGTGGGACGCGGGACGGCGCCACCTTCGCGCCGACCGTGCTGGCCGACGTGCCGGAGGACGCCAAGGTCTCCTGCGAGGAGGTCTTCGGCCCGCTGCTGGTGCTGGCGCCGGTGGGGTCGGTGGACGAGGCGTTCGAGAAGGTCAACGCCTCCCGCTACGGGCTGCACGCCGGGGTGTTCACCCGCGACCTGCAGCTGGCCTTCCGCGCCGCCGCGGAGCTGGAGGTCGGCGGCGTGATCATCGGCGACGTGCCGAGCTACCGCGCCGACCAGATGCCCTACGGCGGGGTCAAGGAGTCCGGCGTGGGCCGCGAGGGCGTGCACGCCGCCATGGTCGACCTCACCCAGGAGCACGTCACGGTCCT
This region of Saccharopolyspora hordei genomic DNA includes:
- a CDS encoding ATP-binding cassette domain-containing protein; translated protein: MTLAIRAHHVTVHYGETLALDDVSVEVEPGRVCGLLGMNGSGKSTLFKALMGLVRPDSGDIRLLGRDQRRAREEGLVAYVPQSEAVDWTFPVTVADVVMMGRYGHLGLTRRPKPRDRAAVREALERVGLTELAGNPIGALSGGQRKRAFVARGLAQEARLLFLDEPFAGVDTKSEAMITGLLRGLRDEGRTVVVSTHDLASVPALCDEAVLLQQRVVAHGPLDVVLSPDTLARTFGVETAVDPS
- a CDS encoding PucR family transcriptional regulator ligand-binding domain-containing protein; this encodes MPLTLRDLVADPELGLAVRAGDRVLDRPVTWVHTSELTDPSPFLEGGELLLTTGLALRRADCAGLVDALTSVGAAGLGFGVGLSHREVPAELVAAAERAGLPLLEVPRPTPFIAISKAVSRTLAADEYASLRRTSRAQHELAQAAGTGGVAALVRTLARLLGAWVLLLDPGGRLLHSAPVAAGSRLAQLRSEVDELRAKRGLAATGFALGDQEVSMQALGGRARGFLVVGRGGPFATTDHHVINSAASLLTLALEQVEALGAVRRRLRSGFLELLLRGEPVQDVLGDLRAELPPEPFRVVVLLGARNRDELLAELAADQPSAVYLAERGDAVVALVGEDALDWITDQPGLAVGVSEPSTSAGVAEGLRQAEQAAQAAKRGGTVVRFSDLAGRGLLDLLPDADARAFAESVLAPLRDHDVLLRSLRAWLAHHGQWDPAANRLGVHRHTLRNRVHKAEDLLGRSLDQPGVRAELWLALHVLGV
- a CDS encoding metal ABC transporter permease; amino-acid sequence: MNDIVQLLVEPLQFGFMQRALLVSLVAGLVCAVLSCWITLIGWSLLGDAVSHAVLPGVVLAYVLALPFSLGAFLFGSLAVGLIAGVRSTTRLKGDAAIGVVFTGLFALGLVLVSRIPSQVDLNHILFGNVLGVTDSDILQVLVIAAVVLAVALLKRRDLTLYAFDPTHAHAIGLNPRRISALLLTMLALTVVVALQAVGVILVTAMLITPGATAFLLTKRVPRMLAVAAALSVCSSVLGTYLSFHLDTSTGGMIVVCQAVVFALVHLAAPEQGLLARAARRRAGERAAVRA
- a CDS encoding metal ABC transporter substrate-binding protein — encoded protein: MACGTGVSQPDDGRKRVVTTFTVLADMARNVAGDAVVVESLTKPGAEIHEYEPTPSDMLKAAKADLVLDNGLGLERWFAKFVERSEADHVTLTHGVETVPIRGGEQRGAANPHAWMSPRTAMTYVANIRDAFVRLDPAHAETFRANAEAYQRRLAEIDQHLREELASLPPEHRALVTCEGAFSYLARDAGLREAYLWPVNSDAEGTPQQIRATTQFVRENGVPAVFCESTVNDEAQRQVARETGARLGEVLYVDSLSGPDGPVPTYLDLLRHDAEAIVAGLRGGS
- the rlmN gene encoding 23S rRNA (adenine(2503)-C(2))-methyltransferase RlmN is translated as MSATSLPLVFDAPRRGMPPRHLADLSADERKAVVVELGEKPFRAKQLAHHYFGRLTADVGSMTDIPAASRAKLGERLLPPLLTEVRSLVTDEGTTRKTLWRAHDGTLLESVLMRYPDRATVCISSQAGCGMACPFCATGQGGLQRNLSTAEIVDQVRAAAAAMRDGEVPGGPGRLSNVVFMGMGEPLANYRRVINAVHRICDPAPEGLGLSQRSVTVSTVGLVPAIKKMTAENLHVTLAVSLHTPDDELRDTLVPVNNRWKVAEVLEAARGYADHTGRRVSIEYALIRDVNDQPWRADLLGKLLHRHLGQFAHVNLIPLNPTPGSKWDASPKPVEREFVRRVRDAGVPCTVRDTRGQEIAAACGQLAAEG
- a CDS encoding metal-dependent transcriptional regulator → MTSRAERPSPSVEDYLRAIYGLSERGAPVTNATLTQRLGLSPSSVSGMINKLAQLGLVTHVRYRSVELTPEGRRLAHDVLRRHRLIELFLVEELDYSWDEVHREADALEHAVSDELVAHIAAKLGDPTHDPHGDPIPTADGRMEEPATKLLGQVEPGTIGTIARVWDTDSELLRYLTEHGMTLGSRIEIVERKPFGGPLVVRVGEPPETHFVGDEIAAALSISVQR
- a CDS encoding alpha/beta hydrolase family esterase — its product is MPRWRAVRNRWTWAVLAAVGTVVLGGVPAHASTVIDHPVPTTGCGKPSPVEPGTSQTRTLESGGLTRSYRVHVPEHYLPVVPTRVVLSFHGHRRTAEYQEELSGFSGGDAIAVYPQGVVGTDGETAWQGAPYSADVDDVLFTSDLLDELQREFCVDPRRIYAAGKSNGGGFTGVLACRMSGRIAAFAPVSGAFYPQGGECAPDRPAPVLDFHGTADGTIPYDGDPAKGLPPVPDWMAGWAERNGCADEPVVRDHGDGVQVSTWHGCDRGSTVVHYRVEGLGHDWPSTHPNPDSDVPAVLDATPIIEDFFARHPLR